One genomic region from Acidobacteriota bacterium encodes:
- a CDS encoding type II toxin-antitoxin system VapB family antitoxin — protein sequence MWGRNRRTTLNIDDGLVERASRLTGIKEKTALVRLGLEALIARESARRLARMGGTRKRLEEIPRRRMG from the coding sequence ATATGGGGTCGGAATAGGCGCACCACCCTGAATATTGACGACGGGCTGGTGGAAAGGGCGTCGAGATTGACCGGGATCAAGGAAAAGACCGCCCTGGTCCGCCTCGGCCTCGAGGCCCTCATCGCCCGGGAAAGCGCGCGCCGGCTCGCCAGGATGGGGGGGACCCGGAAGCGGCTGGAGGAGATACCGAGAAGAAGAATGGGATGA
- a CDS encoding PAS domain S-box protein — MRERKRRLDNPYEAVVDHCLDAIFLTRPEGPILFANRAACELFQMTKEELVQGGRSAIMDAGDPRLGPALAQRQRTGRYVGELRCKKADGTVFPALVSSALFDGPDGRTRSSIIIRDLTEQRRMVEALRESEERFFRAFTHAPIGMALVSPRGEWLKVNRSLCDLLGYSEEELLERTFQDITHPEDLEPDTTLVARMLSGEIFTYQIEKRYIHKQGHAIWALLDVSLVRDEEDGPAYFISQIVDISAGKRFEEALRKQGNEYRALVEGLPDVVFRLDGAGRYLFASENIAEITGLSVDRCLGKTHRELGLPESVCRFWDRSLPQVIQSGLPLEDEIRLPGGQGEVILNCRLIPELHEAGRVESVLVIARDVTAHRRMEQDYRTLFHKMLDGFALHEIVKDADGRTVDYRFLAVNPAFESLTGLKAERVVGRTVLEVLPRTEPYWIEAFGRVARSGEPVTFDAYAGELGRHFKVTAFSPNAGQFAAIFQDTTREKVSEEQNRRNMAWLKAMVEILQYRPRDVQDFLDHALDQAVSLSRSRCGYVYFYDDERREFTFNTRSGDPAPGCPLSEPPIVCALDHGGAWGEAVRSGRPVAVNGIPSGYQPEMGCSGGPLPLTRLLAIPVICGDRAVAVVGVADKESDYTETDQLELTLLMDAVWKSVENIRSRDALSRLEWLLTTRPANGDGGVHQPSYGSLAALNDHGLIRRSVDEDLLRDIASDFLDLLETSAAIYEKNGDYALGLFSSGWCRFMDGASRTLCGTDDNREALACGRWLCHESCWTQNAKKAMETGKPVEIACNGGIRMYGVPIRAGGEIVGAINFGFGDPPRDPVRLGELADRYGVDRDALRLAAEAYETRPPFIIELAKKRLAVSARLIGEIVERKQAEAEKERLQGQLLQAQKMESVGRLAGGVAHDFNNMLNVIMGQSELALDQVGPGDPVREALKEIFDAGRRSAEITRQLLAFARRQTISPRIIDLNETVAGMLKMLRRLIGEDIDLSWEPGAGLWPMNMDPAQIHQVLANLLVNARDAIDGVGRITIRTGNMAAGQPDRRGRSGPETGDHVLLTVSDNGCGMSRETLENLFEPFFTTKDVGRGTGLGLATVYGIVRQNGGSIDVESEPGRGSIFRIWLPRHAGNQCESEDPAPAVLPSGRGETILMVEDESALLKLARKTLAGLGYRVLAAAHPGAALETAAEQAGGIDLLIVDVIMPGMNGRELAERLKARHPGMGILYMSGYTADVIAPHGILDQGIHFLQKPFSREDLARKVREALPEG; from the coding sequence ATGCGGGAGAGGAAACGCAGGCTGGACAATCCCTATGAGGCCGTGGTGGACCACTGCCTGGACGCGATCTTCCTGACCCGGCCCGAAGGTCCGATCCTCTTCGCCAACCGGGCGGCCTGCGAGCTGTTCCAGATGACGAAAGAGGAACTCGTCCAGGGCGGCCGGAGCGCTATCATGGATGCCGGGGATCCGAGGCTGGGTCCGGCGCTCGCGCAGCGCCAACGCACCGGTCGGTATGTCGGGGAATTGCGGTGCAAAAAAGCCGACGGCACCGTTTTCCCCGCGCTGGTCTCTTCGGCGCTCTTTGATGGACCTGATGGACGCACCCGGAGCAGCATCATTATCCGCGACCTGACCGAACAGCGCCGCATGGTGGAGGCTCTGCGGGAGAGCGAGGAACGCTTTTTCAGGGCCTTCACGCACGCCCCCATCGGGATGGCCCTGGTTTCGCCCCGGGGCGAATGGCTCAAGGTCAACCGTTCCCTGTGCGACCTGCTCGGGTATTCGGAGGAGGAACTGCTTGAGCGGACCTTTCAGGATATCACCCACCCGGAGGACCTCGAGCCGGACACGACCCTGGTCGCCCGGATGCTGTCGGGGGAGATTTTTACCTACCAGATCGAAAAACGGTACATCCACAAGCAGGGGCATGCCATCTGGGCCCTCCTCGATGTTTCCCTGGTGCGGGACGAAGAGGACGGCCCCGCCTATTTCATCTCGCAGATCGTCGATATTTCGGCAGGGAAACGGTTTGAAGAGGCCCTGCGGAAGCAGGGGAACGAATACCGTGCCTTGGTCGAGGGGCTTCCCGACGTAGTGTTCCGGCTGGACGGCGCCGGCCGCTATTTGTTTGCGTCGGAAAACATTGCCGAGATCACGGGTCTTTCCGTTGACCGCTGCCTCGGGAAAACCCACCGCGAGCTGGGGCTTCCCGAGTCCGTGTGCCGGTTCTGGGACCGATCCCTCCCGCAGGTGATTCAGAGCGGCCTGCCCCTGGAGGACGAGATCCGGCTCCCGGGCGGGCAGGGGGAGGTTATCCTCAACTGCCGCCTGATACCGGAGCTGCATGAAGCGGGCAGGGTCGAATCGGTCCTGGTCATCGCGCGCGACGTGACCGCGCATCGCAGAATGGAGCAGGATTACCGCACCCTGTTCCATAAGATGCTCGACGGGTTCGCCCTCCATGAAATCGTCAAGGATGCAGACGGCCGCACGGTGGATTACCGGTTTCTTGCCGTCAACCCGGCGTTCGAAAGCCTGACCGGGCTCAAGGCGGAACGGGTCGTCGGCCGGACGGTGCTCGAGGTCCTGCCGCGGACCGAGCCGTACTGGATCGAAGCGTTCGGCCGGGTGGCCCGCAGCGGAGAACCCGTCACCTTCGATGCATATGCCGGAGAACTGGGCAGGCATTTCAAGGTTACGGCCTTTTCTCCCAATGCCGGACAGTTCGCCGCCATCTTCCAGGACACGACGCGCGAGAAGGTATCCGAGGAACAAAACCGGCGAAACATGGCCTGGCTGAAGGCGATGGTCGAAATCCTGCAATATCGGCCCCGGGACGTCCAGGATTTTCTGGATCACGCGCTGGACCAGGCCGTCTCCCTCAGCCGGAGCCGGTGCGGGTACGTCTATTTCTACGACGACGAACGGCGGGAGTTCACCTTCAACACCCGCTCCGGGGACCCGGCGCCGGGCTGTCCCCTGTCGGAGCCCCCGATCGTCTGCGCGCTGGACCACGGCGGCGCCTGGGGTGAAGCGGTACGGAGTGGGCGACCGGTCGCGGTCAACGGAATCCCGTCCGGGTATCAGCCTGAGATGGGGTGTTCCGGGGGTCCTCTCCCGTTGACGCGCTTGCTGGCGATCCCCGTGATATGCGGCGATAGGGCGGTGGCCGTGGTGGGCGTTGCCGACAAGGAATCGGACTACACCGAAACCGATCAGCTCGAACTGACCCTCCTGATGGACGCGGTCTGGAAGTCGGTCGAGAACATCCGATCGCGGGACGCCCTGAGCCGCCTGGAATGGCTGCTCACGACCCGGCCGGCCAACGGGGACGGCGGCGTTCATCAGCCGTCCTACGGAAGCCTCGCCGCGCTGAACGATCACGGCCTCATCCGGCGTTCGGTGGACGAGGACCTGTTGCGCGATATCGCTTCCGATTTTCTGGATCTTCTGGAAACATCCGCGGCTATCTACGAAAAAAACGGCGATTACGCCCTGGGCCTTTTCTCCTCGGGCTGGTGCCGCTTCATGGACGGGGCTTCGCGCACTCTCTGCGGTACCGACGACAACCGGGAGGCGCTTGCCTGCGGCAGGTGGCTGTGTCACGAGTCCTGCTGGACCCAGAACGCCAAAAAGGCCATGGAGACCGGAAAGCCCGTCGAAATCGCCTGCAACGGCGGAATCCGCATGTACGGGGTGCCGATACGGGCCGGGGGCGAGATCGTGGGCGCCATCAACTTCGGTTTCGGCGACCCGCCGCGGGACCCGGTCCGGCTCGGGGAACTGGCGGATCGGTACGGGGTGGATCGGGACGCCCTCAGGCTGGCGGCGGAGGCCTACGAAACCCGGCCCCCCTTCATCATCGAACTGGCCAAGAAGAGGCTGGCGGTTTCGGCCCGGCTGATCGGCGAAATCGTCGAGCGCAAGCAGGCGGAGGCCGAAAAGGAAAGGCTTCAGGGCCAGCTGCTCCAGGCCCAGAAGATGGAGTCCGTCGGCCGGCTGGCCGGAGGCGTCGCCCACGACTTCAACAACATGCTCAACGTGATTATGGGCCAGTCGGAACTGGCGCTGGACCAGGTCGGACCCGGGGATCCGGTTCGTGAAGCCCTGAAGGAGATCTTCGATGCGGGCCGCCGTTCCGCCGAGATCACCCGGCAGCTTCTGGCCTTCGCCCGGCGCCAGACCATCTCTCCCCGGATCATCGACCTGAACGAGACCGTTGCGGGCATGCTCAAGATGCTTCGGCGCCTCATCGGCGAGGACATCGACCTGTCGTGGGAACCGGGCGCGGGGCTCTGGCCGATGAACATGGATCCGGCCCAGATCCACCAGGTTCTGGCCAATCTCCTGGTCAACGCCCGGGATGCCATCGACGGGGTGGGAAGGATCACCATCCGGACGGGCAACATGGCCGCGGGGCAGCCCGACCGCCGGGGCCGGTCCGGTCCGGAGACCGGGGACCATGTGCTCCTGACGGTGAGCGACAACGGCTGCGGCATGAGCCGGGAGACCCTCGAGAATCTGTTCGAACCGTTTTTCACCACCAAGGATGTGGGTCGGGGGACCGGCCTGGGCCTGGCCACGGTCTACGGCATCGTTCGGCAGAACGGCGGCTCCATCGATGTGGAGAGCGAGCCCGGGCGGGGGTCCATTTTCAGGATCTGGCTCCCTCGACACGCCGGAAACCAGTGCGAATCCGAAGATCCGGCTCCGGCGGTGTTGCCCTCCGGCCGCGGGGAGACCATCCTGATGGTGGAGGATGAGTCGGCGCTGTTGAAGCTCGCCCGGAAAACCCTCGCCGGTCTGGGATACAGGGTGCTGGCGGCTGCCCATCCCGGGGCCGCGCTCGAGACGGCGGCGGAACAGGCTGGGGGTATAGACCTGCTGATCGTCGACGTGATCATGCCGGGGATGAACGGCCGGGAATTGGCCGAACGCCTGAAAGCCCGGCACCCGGGCATGGGGATTCTCTACATGTCCGGCTACACGGCCGACGTGATCGCCCCTCACGGCATCCTGGACCAGGGGATACACTTTCTCCAGAAACCTTTCAGCAGAGAAGACCTGGCAAGGAAGGTGCGCGAGGCCCTTCCCGAGGGGTGA
- a CDS encoding class I SAM-dependent methyltransferase yields MEGKRDPYAGMADVYDGMARDRQVREAYRYWRELLLQCASERKLEIRTLVDLMCGTGNTTIPWTRRAGWRVIGVDRSAALLRVARAKSDRVRWYRQDVRRLRLRERADAVTCHFDALNHILEPGEMQEAFRRVARVLRPGGLFLFDLSTAAWFRWLDGRDKVSRVGRNFLMASNFYDPKSRIVLFTQHWFVPRGRLYERRTIAVRERAYPVAEIRAMARAAGFRVLRAEPQWTIGGKAVRRVFVLERRAQDPFPPRVHC; encoded by the coding sequence ATGGAAGGCAAACGCGACCCTTACGCGGGCATGGCCGACGTCTATGACGGGATGGCGCGCGACCGCCAGGTCCGCGAGGCCTACCGCTACTGGAGGGAGCTGCTGCTCCAATGCGCCTCGGAACGGAAGCTCGAGATCCGGACGCTGGTCGACCTGATGTGCGGGACCGGAAACACCACGATCCCCTGGACGCGGCGCGCGGGGTGGCGCGTCATCGGCGTCGACCGCTCGGCCGCCCTCCTCCGGGTGGCCCGCGCGAAATCGGACCGGGTGCGCTGGTACCGGCAGGATGTCCGCCGGCTCCGGCTCCGGGAGCGGGCGGACGCGGTCACGTGCCATTTCGACGCGCTCAACCACATCCTCGAGCCGGGGGAGATGCAGGAGGCGTTCCGCCGCGTCGCCCGGGTTCTGCGCCCCGGCGGGCTGTTCCTCTTCGACCTCAGCACCGCCGCATGGTTCCGCTGGCTCGACGGGCGGGACAAGGTTTCCCGGGTCGGCCGGAATTTCCTGATGGCATCGAACTTCTACGACCCGAAAAGCCGCATCGTCCTGTTTACGCAGCACTGGTTCGTCCCCAGGGGGCGCCTGTACGAGCGGCGCACCATCGCCGTCCGGGAGCGGGCCTACCCGGTCGCGGAGATCCGCGCGATGGCGCGTGCGGCCGGCTTCCGGGTGCTCCGGGCGGAGCCGCAGTGGACGATCGGGGGGAAGGCCGTCCGCCGCGTGTTCGTGCTCGAAAGGAGGGCGCAGGACCCGTTCCCTCCCCGCGTTCATTGCTGA
- a CDS encoding PAS domain S-box protein, giving the protein MSRSDCKAMAHIIVPYLLFGGLWILLSDRLLERIEPDPARRVEWSIWKGWAYVLVTGVLLALLLYRVLRARERDTAALYETDRRFSLVFRKSPIAIAILRLRDGRFIDVNDSFVRLTGYSREEALGRTSVELDLWADPVERGEVLRRVREDGQVRAMEIRIRRRSGETVPMLYAVERIDIGGEPCLIGMAQDIAARKELEEELRSRLQRFLRASPAVLYVLRIEGERVRQEWISENLERITGWTMAESGDPAWWYANVHPEDKERVLEGRARAAEWFGRSKLLEYRFRHKGGAWIWIRDEQRYQPAEEGDWIEAVGTWIDISEQKRLEANVVQMQKIETVGMLAGGIAHDFNNLLSVIRGYTELALEEAPPGEAGRANLEEIVRATRQAASLTSQLLAFSRKQILQPEILNINDVLRETSRILERLIGENIELRLLPRADLPPVSADRGQLQQIIMNLAVNARDAMPEGGKLLIETGEALFDEEYVRGHFPATPGGYVMLAVSDSGAGMDAATQARIFEPFFTTKEKGKGTGLGLSTVYGIVKQSNGFIWVYSETGGGTTFKVYLPRVEGAAEAVEPEVRTGSGLAGSETILVVEDEAPLRDLACRTLERKGYFVIPASDGDEALERAAARAGRIDMLVTDVVMPRMGGKELASRMKERFPGIRILYVSGYTDHSIVHRGILDEGVAFLQKPFSMEGLVRKVRAILDGNA; this is encoded by the coding sequence ATGTCCAGATCCGATTGTAAGGCGATGGCGCACATCATCGTCCCCTACCTCCTTTTCGGCGGCCTGTGGATCCTCCTCTCCGACCGGCTGCTCGAGAGGATCGAGCCCGACCCGGCGCGGAGGGTCGAGTGGTCGATCTGGAAGGGGTGGGCCTACGTCCTGGTGACGGGGGTGCTGCTGGCGCTCCTTCTGTACCGGGTGCTCCGGGCGCGCGAACGGGACACCGCGGCCCTTTACGAGACCGACCGCCGCTTCTCCCTGGTCTTCCGCAAGAGCCCCATCGCCATCGCCATCCTCCGGCTCCGCGACGGTCGTTTCATCGACGTCAACGACAGCTTCGTGCGCCTCACGGGGTACTCCCGGGAGGAGGCGCTCGGCCGTACGTCGGTCGAACTGGACCTCTGGGCGGATCCGGTGGAACGCGGGGAGGTCCTGAGGCGGGTGCGCGAGGACGGGCAGGTCCGGGCCATGGAGATCCGGATCCGGCGCCGGTCGGGCGAGACCGTCCCGATGCTCTACGCGGTGGAGCGGATCGACATCGGCGGCGAGCCCTGCCTGATCGGGATGGCGCAGGACATCGCCGCCCGGAAGGAGCTGGAGGAGGAGCTGCGCTCGCGGCTGCAGCGCTTCCTCCGGGCGAGCCCGGCGGTTCTCTACGTGCTCCGCATCGAGGGGGAGCGGGTGCGGCAGGAGTGGATCAGCGAGAACCTGGAGCGGATCACGGGGTGGACCATGGCCGAATCGGGGGATCCCGCGTGGTGGTACGCGAACGTCCACCCCGAGGACAAGGAGCGGGTGCTCGAGGGGCGCGCGCGGGCGGCCGAGTGGTTCGGCAGGAGCAAGCTGCTCGAGTACCGCTTCCGGCACAAGGGGGGCGCCTGGATCTGGATCCGTGACGAACAGCGCTACCAGCCCGCCGAGGAGGGGGACTGGATCGAGGCGGTCGGAACCTGGATCGATATTTCCGAGCAGAAGAGGCTGGAAGCCAACGTCGTGCAGATGCAGAAAATCGAGACCGTGGGGATGCTGGCCGGCGGCATCGCCCACGATTTCAACAACCTCCTCTCGGTCATCCGGGGATACACCGAGCTCGCGCTCGAGGAGGCGCCCCCGGGGGAGGCCGGGCGCGCCAACCTCGAGGAGATCGTGCGCGCCACCCGCCAGGCGGCGTCGCTCACCTCCCAGCTCCTGGCCTTCAGCCGCAAGCAGATCCTGCAGCCCGAGATCCTGAATATCAACGACGTGCTCCGGGAAACCAGCCGGATCCTCGAACGCCTGATCGGCGAAAACATCGAGCTGCGGCTGCTGCCCCGCGCCGATCTGCCCCCCGTCAGCGCCGACCGCGGCCAGCTGCAGCAGATCATCATGAACCTGGCCGTCAACGCCCGGGACGCCATGCCCGAGGGGGGAAAACTCCTCATCGAAACGGGAGAGGCGCTGTTCGACGAGGAATACGTGCGCGGTCACTTCCCCGCCACCCCGGGAGGGTACGTGATGCTGGCCGTCAGCGACAGCGGCGCCGGCATGGACGCGGCGACCCAGGCCCGCATCTTCGAGCCCTTCTTCACGACCAAGGAAAAGGGGAAAGGAACCGGCCTGGGCCTGTCGACCGTCTACGGCATCGTCAAGCAGAGCAACGGGTTCATCTGGGTCTACAGCGAAACGGGCGGGGGGACGACGTTCAAGGTCTACCTCCCCCGGGTCGAAGGCGCCGCGGAGGCGGTGGAACCGGAGGTGCGCACCGGGTCGGGACTCGCGGGTTCCGAGACCATCCTGGTCGTCGAGGACGAGGCGCCGCTGCGGGACCTGGCCTGCCGCACCCTCGAGCGGAAGGGGTACTTCGTGATCCCCGCCTCCGACGGCGACGAGGCCCTGGAGAGGGCCGCGGCCCGAGCGGGAAGGATCGACATGCTGGTCACCGACGTGGTGATGCCCCGGATGGGGGGGAAGGAACTCGCATCCCGGATGAAGGAACGGTTCCCCGGTATCCGCATCCTGTACGTCTCCGGGTACACGGATCATTCCATCGTCCACCGGGGGATCCTGGACGAGGGGGTCGCCTTTCTGCAGAAGCCCTTTTCCATGGAGGGCCTGGTCCGGAAGGTGCGTGCGATCCTCGACGGAAACGCCTAA
- a CDS encoding cytochrome B — protein MIRSRKWWRAVWFLPLLTALQLYGQGSDPCTMCHSNPSLEMERRGRRVSLFVDGAKLKSSAHGSLACARCHTGLEPMKIPHAAVIRPVRCESCHETEGYEGSVHGRSPGGGGGGPAAGCKECHGTHDVLSPEDPKSVNHRLRADVGCGRCHGEAAARYRESAHGLALGKENAKSPGCLQCHGSHAILARDNPEAVLYKTKEPAFCLKCHLEDETVRTEVGFPAAFMAGYLDSVHGEALAAGNLDAAACSDCHGAHDTRTARDSASRVSRWNIADTCGRCHAEIARTYKASVHGRAVGKGVGDSPTCTDCHGQHHIYRVGDARSPVAAVNVSVEICASCHDSLRLTRKYGIDADRFSTFNDSFHGLASRAGSVEVANCASCHGVHDILPSSDPASTVHSSNLAATCGSCHPGANENFARGAVHVVEARDPESGILYWIRAFYLYLIAVVVGGMFLHNLLDFIKKTRRRRALLRGTAAAEHAAAEIHYERMTLGDRLQHGAMTASFVILAVTGFMLRYPDAWWVAPIRGCCESFFDVRGVLHRIAGFGMIALSLCHVLCLLFTEKGRRFRRDIWPRWKDARDVARNLLYMTGLRGRKPLFARFTYFEKAEYWALVWGVMVMAATGVVMTFDDYFMALWSKLAWDVARTIHFYEAVLATLSIVVWHFYFVIFSPTAYPMSTVWITGKISEAEMAEHYPLELERLKAAKEEAPGDGRPGPD, from the coding sequence ATGATCCGATCCCGGAAGTGGTGGCGCGCGGTATGGTTCCTGCCCCTGTTAACGGCGCTGCAGCTGTACGGCCAGGGATCGGACCCGTGCACGATGTGCCACAGCAACCCCTCGCTAGAGATGGAGCGGCGCGGGCGGCGGGTGTCTCTCTTTGTCGACGGGGCGAAACTCAAATCCTCCGCGCACGGGTCGCTCGCCTGCGCGCGGTGCCACACGGGGCTCGAGCCGATGAAGATCCCGCATGCGGCCGTCATCCGCCCGGTGCGGTGCGAAAGCTGCCACGAGACCGAAGGGTACGAGGGGAGCGTGCACGGCCGTTCCCCCGGCGGCGGGGGGGGCGGGCCGGCGGCCGGCTGCAAGGAGTGCCATGGCACCCACGACGTTCTTTCCCCGGAAGATCCGAAGTCGGTCAACCACCGCCTGAGGGCCGATGTCGGCTGCGGGCGCTGCCACGGTGAGGCCGCGGCCCGGTACCGGGAGTCGGCCCATGGGCTGGCGCTGGGGAAGGAGAACGCAAAATCCCCCGGCTGCCTCCAGTGCCACGGCTCCCACGCCATCCTTGCCCGGGACAACCCCGAAGCGGTCCTTTACAAGACGAAGGAGCCGGCGTTCTGTTTGAAGTGCCACCTCGAAGACGAAACGGTGCGGACCGAAGTGGGATTCCCCGCCGCCTTCATGGCCGGGTACCTCGACAGCGTGCACGGCGAGGCGCTCGCGGCGGGCAACCTCGACGCCGCCGCGTGCAGCGACTGCCACGGCGCCCACGACACCCGGACGGCCAGGGACTCCGCCTCGCGCGTCAGCCGCTGGAACATCGCGGACACCTGCGGGCGCTGTCACGCCGAGATCGCCCGGACCTACAAGGCGAGCGTTCACGGGCGGGCGGTCGGAAAGGGGGTCGGCGATTCCCCCACCTGCACCGATTGTCACGGGCAGCACCACATCTACCGCGTCGGGGACGCGCGCTCCCCGGTGGCGGCCGTGAACGTCTCGGTCGAAATCTGCGCCTCCTGCCACGATTCGCTCCGGCTCACCCGGAAGTACGGCATCGACGCCGACCGCTTCTCCACCTTCAACGACAGCTTTCACGGCCTGGCCTCGCGCGCCGGATCGGTGGAGGTGGCCAACTGCGCGAGCTGCCACGGGGTCCACGACATCCTCCCCTCCTCGGACCCCGCATCCACGGTCCACAGCTCCAACCTGGCCGCCACCTGCGGCTCCTGTCATCCGGGCGCCAACGAAAATTTCGCCCGGGGGGCGGTACACGTCGTCGAGGCCCGCGACCCCGAAAGCGGGATCCTCTACTGGATCCGCGCCTTCTATCTCTACCTCATCGCCGTCGTCGTGGGCGGGATGTTTTTGCACAACCTCCTCGACTTCATCAAGAAAACGCGCCGCAGGCGGGCGCTGCTGCGGGGCACGGCCGCGGCGGAGCACGCGGCCGCGGAGATCCATTACGAGAGGATGACGCTCGGGGACCGGCTGCAGCACGGGGCGATGACGGCGAGCTTCGTCATCCTGGCCGTCACCGGCTTCATGCTGCGCTACCCGGACGCCTGGTGGGTGGCCCCGATCAGGGGGTGCTGCGAGAGCTTTTTCGACGTGCGCGGGGTGCTGCACCGGATCGCGGGATTCGGCATGATCGCCCTGAGCCTCTGCCACGTCCTCTGCCTCCTGTTCACGGAGAAGGGAAGACGGTTCCGGCGCGACATCTGGCCCCGCTGGAAAGACGCGCGCGACGTCGCCCGGAACCTCCTCTACATGACCGGCCTCCGCGGCCGGAAGCCGCTCTTCGCGCGCTTCACCTATTTCGAGAAGGCCGAATACTGGGCCCTGGTGTGGGGTGTCATGGTGATGGCGGCCACCGGCGTCGTCATGACCTTCGACGACTATTTCATGGCGCTCTGGTCGAAGCTCGCCTGGGACGTGGCGCGCACCATCCACTTCTACGAGGCGGTGCTCGCCACCCTGAGCATCGTCGTCTGGCACTTCTATTTCGTCATCTTCAGCCCGACCGCCTACCCGATGAGCACCGTATGGATCACGGGGAAGATTTCCGAGGCGGAAATGGCCGAGCACTACCCGCTGGAACTCGAACGGCTGAAAGCGGCGAAGGAAGAAGCGCCCGGGGACGGGCGCCCGGGCCCGGATTAG
- a CDS encoding RNA polymerase sigma factor yields MQQATWTHSNLQDKILIRQSQKGDQRAFEALMRKYQPQLSSLVCWHAGPAADAEDIVQLILCKVYFSLKKFDLNRPFYPWLRRIAVNRCFDERRRLRRRKAYTFAELELEESTIDTRRPRALPDPYAEDNRTDLGEMLREVLNQLPDEYQEVIVLHHLKQLPYEEIAPILRCTPQAARVKACRARAALRRLLMESCQEIAENFSSSNLMRILDACCRRQPRRVPQVSEMRRDLVLCNS; encoded by the coding sequence ATGCAGCAAGCCACATGGACCCATTCGAACCTCCAGGACAAGATCCTGATCCGACAAAGCCAGAAGGGGGATCAGCGCGCCTTTGAAGCGCTGATGCGCAAGTACCAGCCCCAGCTCTCCAGCCTGGTGTGCTGGCACGCGGGGCCGGCGGCCGACGCGGAGGACATCGTTCAGCTGATCCTGTGCAAGGTCTATTTTTCGCTGAAGAAATTCGACCTCAACCGCCCCTTCTACCCCTGGCTCCGGCGCATCGCCGTCAACCGCTGTTTCGACGAACGGCGGCGCCTCCGGCGGCGCAAGGCCTACACCTTCGCCGAACTGGAGCTGGAGGAATCCACGATAGACACCCGCCGGCCGCGGGCCCTGCCCGACCCCTACGCGGAGGATAACCGCACGGACCTGGGCGAGATGCTCCGGGAGGTGCTCAACCAGCTGCCGGACGAGTACCAGGAGGTTATCGTGCTGCACCACCTGAAGCAGCTGCCCTACGAGGAAATCGCGCCGATCTTGCGCTGCACCCCGCAGGCCGCCAGGGTGAAGGCGTGCCGCGCCCGGGCCGCCCTCCGGCGCCTGTTGATGGAATCGTGCCAGGAGATCGCCGAAAACTTCTCCTCCTCCAACCTGATGCGCATCCTCGACGCCTGCTGCCGCCGGCAGCCCCGGCGGGTGCCCCAGGTCAGCGAAATGCGCCGGGACCTCGTTCTGTGCAATTCCTAG